The following are from one region of the Syngnathus typhle isolate RoL2023-S1 ecotype Sweden linkage group LG22, RoL_Styp_1.0, whole genome shotgun sequence genome:
- the lrfn5b gene encoding leucine-rich repeat and fibronectin type-III domain-containing protein 5: protein METILLYLMVLCAAVKAHKVQVCPKRCVCQMLNPNLATLCDKKGLLFVPPNIDRHTVEMRLGDNFVTSIKRKDFANMTKLVDLTLSRNTIGNIVPHAFKDLENLRALHLDSNRLTRITNDTFSGMSKLHHLILNNNQLTHVQIGAFNDLTALEELDLSYNNLERVPWVAIQRMSSLHTLNLDHNMLSYIPEGTFSGLQKLKRLDVTSNKLQKLPPDPIFQRAGVLATSGIMGPTSFALSFGGNPLRCNCELLWLRRLRREDDLETCATPQHLSGRYFWTVSEEEFLCEPPLITRHSQELRALEGQSVTLRCKARGDPDPIIHWIAPDGRLMSNSSRASVHTDGTLDILISTVKDSGSFTCVASNPAGEAQQKVDLVIAKLPHITNNTAAEQEPDPGSSDIATVTKTGAEGPGGGVPLGNAKTGLEKKVVIAEATSTSAVVHFNFQRNIPGIRMFQIQYNGTYDDSLVYRMIPPTSESILVNNLAAGTQYDLCVLAIYDDQITSLTATRVIGCVHFSTDPQYLRCHFMQSQFLGGTIVVIIGGIIVASVLAFIIFLIVRYRVCNQGDADKALEMGDIRSLSSDGQLQGCGLPKSLSKQVLRPEKNDKEYLRVALPPLEPVKQRASIANTGTAKPSLPDCTVSTSAASHSWHPASPGVPRVKRPATSSKPSDILRAEAQADVELNNVNRNNSSEAKVPPVVSCAQAYKWTAAPRVPRARQAPRQYMTVPAGAIRVNRRHSLNTDSSRERLYVAYPKAGAGLRSKRSLSMSGELPQMHNAANIQRARDKLSHSEWLLESTL, encoded by the exons ATGGAGACCATCCTGCTTTATCTGATGGTCCTATGTGCGGCTGTCAAGGCCCACAAGGTTCAAGTTTGTCCCAAGCGTTGCGTGTGCCAGATGCTCAACCCCAATTTGGCCACGCTTTGCGACAAAAAGGGGCTTCTATTCGTGCCCCCCAACATCGACCGGCATACGGTGGAAATGCGCCTGGGGGATAATTTTGTCACAAGCATCAAGCGCAAGGACTTTGCTAACATGACCAAGCTGGTGGACCTGACGCTTTCTCGCAACACCATCGGGAATATTGTGCCGCACGCCTTTAAGGACCTGGAGAACCTGCGGGCGCTCCACCTGGACAGCAACCGGCTGACACGCATCACCAATGACACCTTCAGCGGCATGTCCAAGTTGCACCACCTCATCCTCAACAACAACCAGCTCACACACGTTCAGATCGGGGCCTTCAACGACCTGACGGCTCTGGAGGAGCTCGACCTGTCCTACAACAATCTCGAGAGGGTCCCCTGGGTGGCCATCCAGAGAATGTCAAGCCTCCACACCCTCAACCTGGATCACAACATGCTCAGCTACATCCCAGAGGGCACCTTTTCGGGTCTACAGAAGCTCAAAAGGCTGGATGTGACCTCCAACAAGCTCCAGAAGCTACCCCCGGACCCCATTTTCCAAAG AGCGGGGGTCCTGGCCACCTCGGGGATCATGGGGCCCACATCGTTCGCATTAAGCTTCGGCGGGAACCCTCTGCGGTGCAACTGCGAACTACTGTGGCTAAGAAGGTTGCGACGGGAGGACGATCTGGAGACATGCGCTACGCCTCAACACCTCTCAGGACGCTATTTCTGGACCGTGTCGGAAGAGGAGTTTCTGTGCGAGCCTCCTCTCATCACCAGACACTCTCAG GAGCTGCGGGCCCTGGAGGGTCAGAGTGTGACGCTACGTTGTAAGGCTCGGGGTGATCCAGATCCCATCATCCACTGGATCGCCCCTGACGGACGCCTCATGTCGAACTCTTCCAGAGCCTCCGTGCATACCGACGGCACTCTCGACATACTCATCAGCACCGTCAAGGACTCAG GCTCCTTCACCTGTGTGGCGTCCAACCCAGCCGGAGAAGCCCAGCAGAAGGTGGACCTGGTCATTGCGAAGCTGCCTCACATTACCAACAATACGGCTGCTGAGCAAGAGCCCGACCCGGGGTCTTCCGACATTGCCACGGTCACCAAGACAGGAGCAGAGGGTCCGGGCGGCGGGGTGCCCCTGGGGAACGCCAAGACTGGCCTGGAGAAGAAGGTGGTCATAGCCGAGGCTACGTCCACCTCGGCTGTGGTCCACTTTAACTTCCAGAGAAACATTCCGGGCATCCGCATGTTCCAGATCCAATACAACGGGACCTACGACGACTCGCTGGTTTACAG AATGATCCCACCCACCAGCGAGAGCATCCTGGTCAACAACCTAGCAGCGGGAACGCAGTACGACCTGTGCGTGCTGGCCATCTATGACGACCAGATCACCTCGCTGACCGCCACCCGGGTCATCGGCTGTGTTCACTTTTCCACCGATCCGCAGTATCTGAGATGCCACTTCATGCAGTCCCAGTTTCTAGGCGGGACCATTGTGGTCATCATTGGAGGGATTATCGTGGCTTCTGTGCTGGCGTTTATTATCTTCCTCATTGTGCGCTACCGGGTGTGCAACCAGGGAGATGCAGATAAG GCTCTGGAGATGGGTGATATTCGTTCCCTGAGCAGCGACGGGCAACTTCAGGGCTGCGGACTCCCCAAGTCTCTGTCCAAGCAGGTCCTACGTCCGGAGAAGAACGACAAGGAGTATCTGCGAGTCGCTCTCCCGCCCCTGGAGCCGGTCAAGCAGCGAGCATCCATCGCCAACACCGGCACAGCCAAACCTTCCCTGCCTGACTGCACCGTGTCCACTTCGGCCGCCAGCCACAGTTGGCACCCGGCTTCCCCGGGTGTCCCGAGGGTGAAGCGCCCGGCGACTTCGTCGAAACCGTCCGACATCCTTCGAGCTGAGGCTCAAGCTGACGTTGAACTCAACAACGTCAACCGTAATAACTCCTCGGAGGCAAAGGTGCCACCCGTGGTATCCTGCGCCCAAGCCTACAAATGGACTGCAGCTCCCAGGGTCCCGCGGGCACGTCAGGCCCCTCGTCAGTACATGACAGTGCCGGCGGGCGCCATCAGGGTCAACCGCAGACACTCTCTCAACACGGACTCGTCCAGGGAGCGGCTGTACGTGGCGTACCCCAAAGCGGGGGCCGGCCTGCGCTCCAAGCGAAGCCTGTCCATGAGCGGAGAACTTCCGCAGATGCACAACGCCGCAAACATTCAACGGGCCCGTGACAAGCTGTCCCACTCTGAGTGGCTCCTGGAGAGCACCCTATGA